The following DNA comes from Quercus robur chromosome 1, dhQueRobu3.1, whole genome shotgun sequence.
GTTGTTACTGCTATCTTTAATGAGTTCTTCCAAAACAAAGCCAGGCACCCCAATCTATTGGCTTGCGAAGTGATCCAATATTGATCAGAACCCAGCTTGGAACACAACCTGATCAGCCTAGCTTCTCCCACCCACGTCTCGACTAGGAAGAAGACGGTGGGATCTTGTGCTCAAATAAAACACTTGAGCTTGTGAACAGTGCGTCGGTTCCCAAGCCCACACACATTCCAAAATAATAGACTTATCTTGCTCAGCGAGGTTGTCAACCAGCCACCGCCGTTTGGGGAGAAGATGATTGGAAGTCATCGTTTGTGGTTGCTAACTGTTTCTGAGGGGTTGAGTCTTCTAAGTTTGGTAAAGGTCCTCTTTTACCTAAGGAGGTCTCTAGAAACTTGTCATTACATCCAactcatttaaataatataaaccatacaaatattaaaaaaaaaaaattatatctcttccattcctctctttctttgtcaTTATCTCCCCAGTCTGTCTCTATCTCCTAAGCAAACCAATCACAACCACCACTTCACCACCACACATGCCCAGCAAGGtagcaaccaccaccaccaccccaccAAGGCAAAAACCACCAacaaaatagaaggaaaaaaaaaaaaaaaaaaaaaaaaaaaaaaacatacacacacacacacacacacaaccaccttcgattcaaacaaacaaatagccATCAATTCAAACAGACAAACGCAGCCACCGATTCATCATTTCATCAAACAAACACCAACAACAACCTTCACCAATCTAGCCACCGATTCAAATAGACAAGCACCAACAACAAGCATCACCGATCCAGCCACCAACAAACCACAAACCCATAGACGATGAGGAAGCGCACTCCATCGAGAAATCCAAAAATTCCAAATGAAACCCAGAATTAAATCAACAACCCTTCAATTTTCAGTTTGGGGATAAAGCAATATAgtgaagagggaaaaaaaaaaaaaaacaccaacttGTTCCATCACTAATCCAGCCGTTGAGAAACTACAAACCCAGAAACGAGGAGGAAGCATGCTCCACTGAGAAacccaaaaattccaaaagaaaacccaaattaaaCCAACAACCCTTGATACTTTAGTTTGGGGATAGAATGATACaatgaagaggaaaaaaaaagtcattggaAAAGAGAGTGATTGAGCATGGGCAATGGAGCTTCTGTAATtgggagagagagggagaagagtGACTGAGATGAAGAGAATGAGTGAGAAGAGGAGAGTGTAGTCTGTGACTCTGTACCGTGTAGAGCAAATGAGGAGAGAGAAGGTTCtcattttctattaaaataatattattatttttacaaccAAGTGAACAGTAGGTTCTATATATAAGAACCTACTGTTCACAGGTTGCAAGATTTTTTAAGTACCCATACCTGGATGTTGGAcaatttttgatgttttggatGTAAAATAGCAACTGGGGGGGTGTTTACTTACACCCCCCACTGCTAATACTCTAAACTGCTACTTCCAGAGATTTATTCAGTACAAAGTTTATCTATTCATCCAAGTGCAAATTAGTGTAAAATTTAAAgactttaaattattttgatccTGAATGGTAGAATATCAGAAGATGCCGTAGTCCATCAACGGTAGTTTGATTTGATCAAGCAAATCAATTGGTACAGTTCTAACCATATAGAACTTCTCCCGTGAAATACTATTTCCTGGTTGCTATAATGGTGTATTAGAAAAAAGTCATATTCAGAACTATATCTTGTACATGCCATTATTATTCCACAATTGATCAgatagccatttttttttttggcaagaaTACATTGAGGACACATTTCCTTTTctggaaggaattttttttttttttttttttttttttttttttttttttttttgcttccatAGCCAATCTAAAAGCTTATTAAGCAGAGACCTATGGGGAAAGCTCTTATAATTCATAGGTTAAGTCATTGAGCATGTCTCTTTGTACAGGAAGCTTCTACTGCTAAACTCTTTGTTACTCCTTTACATGGGTCACCAAATGTATTAATTGATACTCCAACTCTACAACTCTTTGATCCAACACAAGCCTGTAAAAATTCAGACTAGTCAGTATAAACCAAAATAAGTTGGGTATTATAAAGAGAGGAGGTTCATagaactctttaaaaaaaaagtgagcaATGTCACACCTTCTGTACAACTGCAAGAGCATTACTGCTGCTGCACTGGCCATGACCAAAGCTCCCACAAGTCCCATCAGGAGTTCCAAAACTTGCAAACTTGATTGAAGAGATGACCTGACCAGGAAATGGGCATTCCAGTGATAGTAGAGGCCCTGATTTCATTCCTGACGTTGAATCTGCATCCCATGTATCAACAGGAGATGGGTGAGACTCTGACACATGTGAGCACAAACTTCCAGTCTGTCTTGTGGCAAAAGATATCTTCGTTGGATCACCACCGATTTCTTCAAACAATACAAGAGTATTGCCACTTGATTGCAACCATGAGCGGGGTACATGGTACCTGTGAGATCAGTGATATGAGAAATAAATCTTTTTACTTCAATACTTTTCCCATGATGAGTCCTTACAGCACTTACAGTGTTTGAGATGGCTTCCCACAGTTCTTGAGGCATTTACTTGAACTATAAGATCCTCTATAATTACAAGAGTCAGTGCAGCCACTATTTGAAGCAACATACACTGGCCAATAACGTCCAATGCTTTGTCCATTCACCCATGCCTCACCCTTCCCCATCCCTGTAAAATCTATTGCAACTGGGTCATTGCCAGCAGGTGCATCAAACTTTGTCTGCATCAACAAGTATAGTTTTTTATTAGTATCTAAAAAGTTGTTCCAATAGCATTTCCATTGATCTTCTTCTAAAGCATGCAAGTAGACTAGTGATACTGAAATCCACTTCAGTTGGATATGGACAACAAGATTACAGAGGACAATTGAGCCGTTGTGAGTAAAAAACTTACCATTTATGATTCCCTTGGTCATGAGATAAGGTATTTGAATGAttcaactcaaaaaaaaaaaattaccttgtACCAAGTCAAGTGTTGGTTTTTGGGCAAGGTAGATTGTGAAACCCACTGTGAAGAACTTCCACTAGACAGACCTAATTCTTCACCTTGAAGTCCAACCTGCACTTGCAAtaacaaagacaaaaatagaggaaaagcAAATATTATTGATTAATCCTTTTTGAgttatgaacaaaaaaattaattatcctTTTTAGGAGTTGTATATCAGCTTATTCTgaactaattaattaataaataggTTTCTTCAGTTTTCCTAGTTGGTGGGACTCATCCCATTGTCTGTTTAAGAACTTCTATCTTTCCCAAATCTGTATTAggacattgattttttttttttttaacgaagaaaacaaacaaaaaagaaatagtaagTACACTGACCTGATATGTCCACTGCTGAGAAGAGAGATCAACAGTAGTGCCACTTTTTGCACTTTTCAGCTTTACCGGGCCAGTTATCCCCGCACccgttttttcataaaatgctCCATAGTtctgatataaatatatagaggtattcattaaaaaatactTATAACTACTGATTTATTGAGTGCTGAAACTTGTTCATCCAATAAATATTAGATTTATTCAACAAAAACTATTCTGGCAAAAATATTTCCATTCTTTAATAAATGCAGGAAGGCTAAACCTGAAGTCCGACTGTCAAACTCAGGAGATCGATTGTGTTCTTCCCAGCTGAAAGTGAAATGGGGATCTCCAATGCAACCTTAGCATTGCCACTGTTGCCTTTTCCACTCCCTGCAAAGGTTCCAATACTTATATCAGACTATCAGTACAAAAGACACAGtataaaataattctaaaacTAGCATGTATCCATCAAACATTTCAAAAGAACTACTGTAATTATTACATGAAAGTTTTGTGTCTGGATCAGGCTTGGTCCTAGTTCCTTTAACCTTTTAATTTACAGGAGATATCaaggttcttttttctttttttttttggatcttggCACCGACATATAGAAGTAACTGaacacttaaaaaatattatttatagaaTTATAGTGCACACGTGCACACTAGATGTTTTGAGAAACTATGTCTTCCTTAACCTACTTAATGATAAATGCTTTTGTCTTTCACAAATTAAGAAGGAAGCCAAGATCGAGCCTTCCTCTAGACCTTTAACCACCTCAGCCTTGGTAGTTTCGTTGcaggaaaaaataattgaagaaaaaagatcAAAAGAAAGCAATTATTCCATCATGATTTCTCAAAATGCTACACGCCTCAGGTTATCCAGGGAGCAACCATCCAAAATTTAAGATATGGCACAAAAAACGAAGGACCTCCAAGAAAAGTGGCAAAAGGGGAAACATTATGGAAAGACAGAGAGAATCATAATTCTATGGTAATCCAAGTATATCACATTCTCattacttaataatttttcatcacctGCAAGTTTCCCATTAATAAAGACATGAAGGGCATGACCAAGTGATTCCACATGAAGAACTGTTTGAGATCCATCAAAGAAAGGCTCGTCGCCTTTAATATTAGTGCTGACAAaacagcaagaaaaaaaaatgttttacaatAGTGAATGCATCACAACTGGCTGGAGAGGCTAACAATATGCCAAAGAAAGAAGCCATATGAAAAAGCAACTTGTATACCTTAATGAGTACCACAAGTAGTCGCTTTTATCAGCTGTAGTATTTATTTGCTCCAATAGCCCAAGTTTCACAAATGCGCTGTCCAATGAGATACCTACTGGTTCATTTATCCAACTCCAATCAGAGCCTATTGCTTCAGAGGAGTCAACATTACTGTTTAAAGATTGGTGAATGAAGCTTGGAACCATAGTGGCAGAGTTAATCTGTCATGGGAAAATTATATTCAAAGTGATCAATTAGggaatactaataaaaaaaatagaaattgatTACTACAAGAAAATGATAGCCACAAAAATGCTTATTTTAGCAGTTTTGGTTGCTTCCACAGTTCTCATGTGTGAACAAGCAAGAGGGTGTGTCACGAAATAAAACACTCACAAAATAACTATTGCAATTCTCTTACTCTTGGTTGCAGCACACCAAGAGTAAGAGAAAATCATCCTTTTACCATTATGGTATCATGAGATAATAAGAGAAATTTAATAGACGAAACTCTTATAATGATTGCATAGGCCAGTAACGCAAATGAAATAATCCATATGATAAGAGACTGTGGCGTATAAACTTTACAAAGCATAACTTCATTTAATGTaacttacacacacacattccTCTCTTAATGAACATAAATTTACAAACATtacaaaatttctcaaatcaACTTGGACAAAACTACTAGGTAAGAAGCAGATCCAATAtaataaaaaccaattaatttagacaaccatcaaaattcaaaacttgaTTTAAGTTTCTGACAAATTCATGGAAAATAATATCTTACAAAGATTACAAGTTCTGAAACGGTTATATAGAAGCTAGTACTGAAATTCATCTCAAGTATGTCCTCTGATATTTTGTTGAAGTAAAAAGAGCAAAATATATTCACAACTAAttcaaaaggttaaaaaaacTCATGACTCTGCTTGGGACCTAATTTCAAGCAATCTAGACATGCTGTAGTCTTTCAGGGTATGAACTAAATCAAGACCAATGAAAAGGAAATTTTGAACTGCCAAAGAATCCTAATGCAAGTTAAAAATCCTTTATGACGTgcttggattgagggggagggagggggTTCATGCTGTAAAACATAtgaataatatttaactataagataaaatttaggaacaaaCAATTCAGGTGATATAAGACCTAGAGGGCTTTAtagatttataattaattaatacacTTTTTAAAAGGGAACTCGACAGAATGGAGCTACTAATATAACTAAGAAAGAGCAATCATGATTCACATCTTTATCACcaaatataaaatagtttgtgtatCGTTATGAAACCAAGGGAATCTGTCTCAATTAAAATGTATAAAGTGCAATGGAAGCTAATGAGCAAACCTTTGCAGTATTCAGAACTACATTCTTGCAGTCAGGTAAAATGCTCACAGACCATGCAGGCAAGCGATATGAATTGCCATTGAATTTCACAGTTGCATCAGATTGGGTGCCCACATTGGCAAGAAAGGCTGCACACTTGGATCCTGTTTTATAAACTGCAGCCTGAAATTCAGAATAAGCCCATGTTAGTTTAAAAACCTCACTTTACATCTcaatgcataaaaaaatttatttgtagtgaTTCTACACACCAATTTGgtattgtattatttattttttctgaataaTTAGGTGATGGATTAAAGCATAAAGTAGAACTGGTCTTTTCTTACAACTGTAAAAGATGAAAATGGACCATAATGAGCTATACCTCCAAGTTTGAACCAAGAGAAGTAACTGTTGGATCAGTAGCCACCAATGCTGCTTCACAAAGCTTCACTGCCCTGTGCACATCTTTTAAGTGGCCCCACTTAGGCTGTCTAATAAGTCCTGCACGATACGTGGAATTGAATTCAGGCACAGATCAAAGACATTCCTACCATATTATAAAACCAAGAACCTATGGGCtattatataactttttattgtCAAACGTAAAAATATGATAAGCTTGTCATAAGTGCCTTTGAGCCTCTAAGCATCATATTTACAGCAAATGTGAGTTAGGCTGTATATAATTGATGACCTTGAGAGGGCATCAGTCATAGTGATCTTCTGATTCAACTACTTCAACCATTTTTGAACACCTCACAGCATCTACATGCAAAACTCTGAGGCTTACATTGTAAAAGTCTGATATTTAACATTGATGAAAGAGGGATGGGCACCATACCATACTCGTCAAGTGGAGCATCATAATCATAACTTGTGGAAATGAAGGGCCCACCAGTAGTCCGACCAAAGTTAGTCCCACCATGGTACTGGTTAAGAGCAACCAAAAAACTTGATCTATCACTTCATGTTTTTTGGTAACAGAGTTTAGGCTGAATATTGTCCTAGAGTACAAACATAGAAAATCCTGATAAAACTATGTTAAACCATCATAAACTGCCAATATATTGCAATACCatataataattttgtaaagTTCCACCAAGCTGAAAAAAGCGAGCCACAGAAAATGCGAGGTCTTCCA
Coding sequences within:
- the LOC126726046 gene encoding beta-galactosidase 8, with the translated sequence MRGGTTVFVLVLWWVLLAAAPTSYCANVTYDHRALVIDGQRRVLISGSIHYPRSTPEMWPDLVQKSKDGGLDVIETYVFWNLHEPVRSQYDFEGRKDLVKFVKTVADAGLYVHLRIGPYACAEWNYGGFPVWLHFVPGIAFRTDNEPFKAEMKRFTAKIVDLMKGEKLYASQGGPIILSQIENEYGNPGIESAFGSAGKSYVNWAANMAVSLDTGVPWVMCQQADAPDPIINTCNGFYCDQFKPNSNQKPKMWTENWSGWFLSFGGAAPYRPVEDLAFSVARFFQLGGTLQNYYMYHGGTNFGRTTGGPFISTSYDYDAPLDEYGLIRQPKWGHLKDVHRAVKLCEAALVATDPTVTSLGSNLEAAVYKTGSKCAAFLANVGTQSDATVKFNGNSYRLPAWSVSILPDCKNVVLNTAKINSATMVPSFIHQSLNSNVDSSEAIGSDWSWINEPVGISLDSAFVKLGLLEQINTTADKSDYLWYSLSTNIKGDEPFFDGSQTVLHVESLGHALHVFINGKLAGSGKGNSGNAKVALEIPISLSAGKNTIDLLSLTVGLQNYGAFYEKTGAGITGPVKLKSAKSGTTVDLSSQQWTYQVGLQGEELGLSSGSSSQWVSQSTLPKNQHLTWYKTKFDAPAGNDPVAIDFTGMGKGEAWVNGQSIGRYWPVYVASNSGCTDSCNYRGSYSSSKCLKNCGKPSQTLYHVPRSWLQSSGNTLVLFEEIGGDPTKISFATRQTGSLCSHVSESHPSPVDTWDADSTSGMKSGPLLSLECPFPGQVISSIKFASFGTPDGTCGSFGHGQCSSSNALAVVQKACVGSKSCRVGVSINTFGDPCKGVTKSLAVEASCTKRHAQ